The Coffea arabica cultivar ET-39 chromosome 3c, Coffea Arabica ET-39 HiFi, whole genome shotgun sequence genome contains a region encoding:
- the LOC113735604 gene encoding putative late blight resistance protein homolog R1A-3, whose amino-acid sequence MEGQKWELMEGGFPKLRVLTLEFAKIVEWTETDPDSDDYFPCLQQLKLHGIYNLEMMPSCLGRISTLETIQVARCGDGVKSSIREIEEAQKYYGNENLKIII is encoded by the coding sequence ATGGAGGGCCAAAAATGGGAGCTGATGGAAGGAGGATTCCCCAAACTCAGGGTCTTGACTTTGGAATTCGCAAAGATTGTTGAGTGGACGGAGACAGACCCTGACAGTGATGATTACTTCCCGTGCCTTCAGCAACTAAAACTCCACGGAATTTATAATTTGGAAATGATGCCTTCTTGTTTAGGGCGTATATCTACTCTTGAAACAATTCAGGTGGCGCGTTGCGGAGATGGTGTCAAATCTTCAATACGGGAAATTGAAGAAGCACAGAAATATTATGGAAATGAGAATCTAAAGATCATCATATAG